One part of the Silurus meridionalis isolate SWU-2019-XX chromosome 26, ASM1480568v1, whole genome shotgun sequence genome encodes these proteins:
- the tssc4 gene encoding protein TSSC4 yields MSDPKGKDDTPNSLSNRDAIDLPDDASLSDSDPDETAQPLNRKIEELSSSSDEETVQHGSDVPQGTPMFKLAGASFGFSYRSKSIFDHLDGAVKLTSSQLAEDNVVDGTFARPAPPSPPRKQIDKESTKKVSSTKTVPGYVLHPERWTRYDLDDVPETSDKKNSQVAHEFIQGLRNRRRSQEADAGSFNPAFNQDHGSRSEHKIIFSKPGQLSKEAGQNLQKVDRIKTKEVGLVHLDDELEEEEGGEEEGAKMASPHHNLSADGKKKKRKWMEEPSEELKESNIPFSSGRKVNRKNFRKTVEDED; encoded by the coding sequence ATGAGTGACCCAAAGGGCAAAGATGATACACCCAACAGTCTGTCCAATCGAGACGCCATTGACCTGCCAGATGATGCCTCTTTGAGTGACTCAGATCCTGATGAAACTGCACAACCACTCAACAGAAAAATCGAGGAATTGTCTTCTTCCTCTGATGAGGAAACTGTTCAGCATGGCAGCGACGTTCCTCAAGGAACTCCAATGTTCAAGTTGGCTGGTGCGAGTTTTGGCTTTTCGTACCGCAGCAAAAGCATCTTTGATCACCTTGATGGTGCTGTGAAGCTTACTTCGAGTCAACTGGCTGAAGACAATGTAGTCGATGGAACGTTCGCTCGACCTGCTCCTCCATCGCCCCCTAGGAAACAAATAGACAAAGAGAGCACCAAGAAGGTTTCATCAACTAAAACCGTACCAGGCTACGTGCTTCACCCTGAGCGGTGGACACGCTATGACCTGGACGATGTTCCTGAGacaagtgacaaaaaaaatagcCAAGTGGCCCATGAGTTCATACAGGGACTCCGAAACCGTAGGAGATCCCAAGAAGCCGATGCGGGTTCTTTTAACCCAGCATTCAACCAGGACCATGGCAGCAGATCGGAGCACAAGATTATCTTCTCCAAGCCTGGTCAGCTTTCCAAAGAAGCAGGCCAGAATCTGCAAAAGGTGGACAGAATAAAGACAAAAGAGGTTGGGTTGGTTCACTTGGATGATGaactggaggaggaagaaggaggagaagaagaaggggcAAAGATGGCCTCTCCCCACCACAACCTTTCAGCCGAtggcaagaaaaagaaaagaaaatggatgGAGGAACCCAGTGAAGAATTAAAAGAAAGTAATATTCCTTTCAGCAGTGGGAGGAAAGTGAACCGAAAGAACTTCCGCAAGACAGTTGAGGATGAGGACTAA